A window from Flavobacterium gyeonganense encodes these proteins:
- a CDS encoding histone H1, producing the protein MKDLLVKINAELEVFKTESESLSEKGVKAAGARARKSSLEIEKLLKEFRKVSIEESKK; encoded by the coding sequence ATGAAAGATCTATTAGTAAAAATCAACGCTGAATTAGAAGTATTCAAAACAGAATCTGAATCATTATCTGAAAAAGGTGTTAAAGCAGCAGGAGCAAGAGCACGTAAATCATCTTTAGAGATTGAAAAACTTTTAAAAGAGTTCAGAAAAGTTTCTATCGAAGAATCAAAAAAATAA
- a CDS encoding sulfatase-like hydrolase/transferase, giving the protein MNTKKQLLVLLSFCFSFSYSQKNEKASLEKPNVILIIADDAGWNDVGYHGSEIKTPNIDFLAKNGVEMDRFYVNPTCSPSRASLFTGKPASRMGIVAPISDKSQLKLPDSIPTLPKLLYKNNYQTALIGKWHLGLQPSSGPKAYGFDYSYGFLHGQLDQYTHLYKNGDKSWYRNGEFIEEKGHVTDLLTNGAIKWISEIRDPKKNFFLEVAYSAPHFPLQEEQKWKDPYMNSIKDSSRRDYAAAMSHMDNCIGILLEKLKQQKLDKNTLVIFMSDNGAMHDWDSKNEYNGIHPSNTVLGDNTPLRDWKTSNYEGAIRVPCIFYWKDHLKKYKNDNYISVIDLLPGILSLAGDNNLPKSIEGKNLWPVISENKTIADQEIYVRGHLQESLIKKPWKIIRTRHANTPADLELYNIEKDPEERKNLIQEEKSVAEKMEIALENQFKKDAKKVNYDKIK; this is encoded by the coding sequence ATGAATACAAAAAAGCAATTGTTAGTACTGTTATCGTTTTGCTTTTCATTTTCGTATAGTCAGAAGAATGAAAAGGCTTCACTGGAAAAACCGAATGTCATTTTGATCATTGCTGATGATGCGGGATGGAATGATGTTGGGTATCACGGTTCGGAAATAAAAACGCCAAACATTGATTTTCTGGCCAAAAACGGAGTAGAAATGGATCGGTTTTATGTCAATCCAACCTGTTCTCCTTCAAGGGCGAGTTTGTTTACGGGAAAACCGGCGAGCCGTATGGGAATCGTAGCTCCGATTAGTGATAAAAGTCAGTTGAAACTCCCGGATTCAATTCCAACATTGCCAAAGCTATTGTATAAAAATAACTATCAGACAGCACTTATAGGTAAATGGCATCTTGGGTTACAGCCGAGCAGTGGACCAAAAGCCTATGGATTTGATTATTCGTATGGTTTCCTTCACGGACAATTAGATCAGTACACTCATTTGTATAAAAACGGAGACAAAAGCTGGTATCGAAATGGTGAGTTTATTGAAGAAAAGGGTCATGTAACAGACTTGCTTACCAATGGAGCTATTAAATGGATTTCGGAAATAAGAGACCCAAAGAAAAACTTCTTTTTAGAGGTAGCTTACAGTGCACCGCATTTTCCTTTGCAGGAAGAACAAAAATGGAAAGATCCGTATATGAATTCTATTAAAGACAGTTCGCGCAGGGATTATGCAGCGGCTATGAGCCATATGGATAACTGTATCGGGATATTGCTTGAGAAGTTAAAACAGCAAAAACTGGATAAAAATACGCTGGTTATTTTTATGAGTGATAACGGTGCTATGCATGATTGGGACTCTAAAAACGAATATAATGGAATTCATCCATCTAATACTGTCCTCGGAGACAATACACCGCTCAGGGACTGGAAAACATCAAATTATGAAGGGGCAATAAGAGTTCCCTGTATATTTTACTGGAAAGATCATTTGAAGAAATATAAGAATGACAATTATATTTCGGTAATAGATTTATTGCCTGGTATTTTGTCTTTGGCAGGAGATAACAATCTGCCGAAAAGTATCGAAGGCAAAAATCTCTGGCCGGTAATTTCAGAAAATAAAACAATAGCAGATCAGGAAATTTATGTCAGAGGTCATTTGCAGGAATCTTTAATTAAAAAGCCGTGGAAAATAATCAGGACCAGACATGCCAATACTCCTGCAGATTTAGAACTTTATAATATTGAAAAAGATCCTGAAGAGAGGAAAAATTTGATACAGGAAGAGAAGTCTGTAGCCGAAAAAATGGAAATCGCCTTGGAAAATCAATTTAAAAAAGATGCTAAAAAGGTGAATTATGATAAAATTAAGTAG